In Cryptomeria japonica chromosome 10, Sugi_1.0, whole genome shotgun sequence, a genomic segment contains:
- the LOC131029935 gene encoding uncharacterized protein LOC131029935, producing MLENKRLSASPGKGKRMLEEGEPSKEEATSREKSKSAIGMKAHKDKNDIEETGKEGNEMETNESEGEDSWKDEDVGAKHEEGENESNNDSPIHSASPGNDNNQPMMDDKRKEDDRDQKQWKKEMEEKVNKMAA from the exons ATGCTAGAAAATAAGAGGTTATCCGCTtctccagggaaaggcaagagaatGCTGGAAGAAGGGGAACCTAGCAAGGAGGAGGCTACCTCCAGGGAAAAAAGCAAGAGTGCCATTGGGATGAAAGCCCATAAAGATAAGAATGACATAGAGGAAACTGGAAAAGAGGGCAATGAAATGGAAACAAACGAGTCAGAGGGTGAggacagctggaaagatgaggatgtgggtgcaAAGCATGAAGAAGGTGAGAATGAGTCCAACAATGATAGCCCAATTCACAGTGCCAGCCCTGGCAACGACAACAACCAACCTATG ATGGAtgacaaaaggaaggaagatgataggGATCAAAAGCAGTGGAAGAAGGAAATGGAGGAGAAAGTTAATAAAATGGCTGCTTAG